A genomic window from Fusarium keratoplasticum isolate Fu6.1 chromosome 15, whole genome shotgun sequence includes:
- a CDS encoding Alpha-L-rhamnosidase, with translation MQVIGCGIHGFGETIGIDVDEFRVFWKLDVADEHGKQVAYRIVVSESKVVDEHGLCFNSGRVESNEQRNILCNPRDGFKSTTPYYWTVTVWDQHGNEAISSINEFYTSYPRSSRLLPPYSMNQTYMPHSSLIFRTWFEDEVNRWKAVWIGNGSDKPLYLRKSFTFRCKPSRVIVLASGLGHFNLAINGRSASSHVLDPGWTNYHRTVQFVGYDVTQHISQGENAIGAHVGNGFYAGDQGDRFFWPMYEDNTYVRYGNELCFFAEIHAHYADGTHECIISDPSWKVRKSATTLANVYASEDHDRRAYPVGWDAPGFDDVDWQLAKPLTGPRGKLHYQSQHPVILHNTFTPVCQVVVKPGVIMYDLGQNASIMVRVIASGIAGAEYRVRYSETIGEDGLVLMPDPLFKEFETGVYSKITLSGQEEQEVWTPDFSFTSARYIQIEGASLDGKDGLPIIHSLTARHVSSGAPKLGFVKTDKEDVNALINACYWTFSSNIFSYHTDCPQIEKFGWLEVTSLLFPATQYVRDMEAVYSKILDDIIDAQDPSGLVPTMAPLVRYMCGPMHDTITWGGAVCLLPELVKHYYGSTSVFAKIYRPCVQYMEYMLGKERLGGLIEHGLGDWGYAIAFGNHQANIETAIYYKCLQNVAMMAKELGFASDEARFTSWAERIYAVYNQQLLVTDKKTFPYAFYTSRDNPNTQDRTMVAQAVALQHGLVPPQHRADVIQAFVAAAEDSGHVMRAGEIGLKYLWNTLAEQDVDRPDIVLNMIRQEEHPSYMRFLRRGETSLLEFWQDNCRSKCHDMLGTIYEWFYDSALGVRPLTDAYRTWRLRPCFKAEFDYVEGEIESPYGLISVRFDRRGKLDKAKADVDVSVPAGTLCELVLPCENSTAEIQRLPVNETRSFKGKTLTLLQGHYRLDITA, from the exons ATGCAGGTCATCGGCTGTGGCATCCACGGCTTTGGCGAAACCATCGGCATCGACGTTGACGAGTTCCGAgtcttctggaagctcgACGTCGCCGACGAGCATGGCAAACAGGTGGCATACCGCATCGTCGTGTCGGAAAGCAAAGTCGTCGACGAGCACGGCCTTTGCTTCAACTCTGGCCGCGTAGAGAGCAATGAGCAACGCAACATCCTCTGTAACCCTCGAGACGGCTTCAAGTCGACGACGCCCTACTACTGGACCGTGACCGTCTGGGACCAGCATGGGAATGAAGCCATCAGCTCCATCAACGAGTTCTACACGTCGTACCCTCGGTCATCGAGACTGCTGCCGCCTTACAGCATGAACCAAACCTAT ATGCCGCACTCTAGCCTCATATTCCGCACTTGGTTCGAGGATGAGGTAAACCGCTGGAAGGCCGTATGGATCGGCAACGGAAGTGACAAGCCTCTCTATCTCCGGAAATCCTTCACGTTCCGGTGCAAGCCTTCACGCGTTATCGTTCTTGCCTCGGGCCTGGGCCATTTCAATCTTGCCATCAATGGCAGGTCGGCCTCGTCGCATGTACTAGACCCCGGCTGGACCAACTATCACAGGACAGTCCAGTTTGTCGGGTACGACGTGACACAGCACATCTCCCAAGGGGAGAATGCCATCGGAGCCCATGTGGGCAATGGCTTCTACGCCGGGGACCAAGGAGATCGCTTCTTCTGGCCTATGTATGAGGATAATACGTACGTGCGTTACGGAAACGAACTGTGCTTCTTTGCCGAGATCCATGCGCACTATGCGGATGGTACGCATGAGTGTATCATCTCCGATCCGAGCTGGAAGGTCCGCAAGAGCGCCACGACGCTTGCGAATGTCTACGCTTCTGAAGATCATGACAGGCGGGCGTATCCAGTTGGCTGGGATGCACCAGGTTTTGATGATGTAGACTGGCAGCTTGCTAAGCCGCTCACGGGGCCAAGAGGCAAGTTGCACTACCAGAGCCAACATCCCGTCATCTTGCACAACACTTTTACACCTGTCTGCCAAGTCGTGGTCAAGCCAGGGGTCATCATGTACGATCTCGGCCAGAATGCGTCAATCATGGTACGAGTCATAGCCAGCGGCATCGCCGGGGCAGAGTATCGCGTCAGGTACTCGGAGACGATCGGAGAAGACGGCCTGGTACTCATGCCGGATCCCTTGTTCAAGGAGTTCGAGACGGGTGTCTACTCAAAGATCACACTCTCAGGCCAAGAGGAGCAAGAAGTTTGGACGCCTGACTTTAGCTTCACGAGCGCCCGATACATCCAGATCGAAGGAGCCTCACTTGACGGCAAGGACGGTCTTCCCATCATTCACTCTCTGACTGCTCGCCACGTCTCATCTGGCGCCCCGAAGCTTGGCTTCGTCAAGACGGACAAAGAAGATGTCAACGCCTTGATAAACGCCTGCTACTGGACATTTAGCTCCAACATCTTTAGCTACCACACCGACTGTCCGCAGATCGAAAAGTTTGGATGGCTGGAGGTGacatctcttctcttcccgGCCACACAGTACGTGCGAGATATGGAAGCTGTGTACTCCAAGATCCTGGATGACATTATTGACGCCCAAGACCCTTCCGGTCTTGTACCCACTATGGCGCCCTTGGTCAGATACAT GTGTGGTCCGATGCATGACACCATCACCTGGGGAGGCGCCGTCTGCTTGCTCCCAGAGCTTGTCAAACATTACTACGGTAGCACAAGTGTCTTTGCAAAGATCTATCGACCATGCGTACAGTACATGGAATACATGCTAGGCAAAGAACGGCTCGGCGGGCTCATCGAACACGGCCTCGGGGACTGGGGCTACGCCATTGCGTTTGGGAACCACCAAGCAAATATCGAAACGGCCATCTACTACAAGTGCCTGCAAAAcgtggccatgatggccaagGAACTGGGCTTCGCTAGTGACGAGGCAAGATTCACCTCCTGGGCTGAACGAATATACGCTGTCTACAACCAACAGCTCCTCGTCACTGACAAGAAGACGTTTCCCTACGCCTTCTATACCTCTCGGGACAATCCCAACACACAGGACCGTACCATGGTAGCCCAGGCTGTAGCCCTCCAGCACGGTCTCGTCCCACCGCAGCACCGCGCCGACGTCATCCAAGCCTTTGTTGCCGCTGCCGAAGACTCGGGGCATGTCATGCGCGCCGGTGAAATCGGCCTTAAGTACCTCTGGAACACGCTGGCAGAGCAGGACGTGGACCGGCCCGACATTGTGCTCAACATGATTCGACAAGAGGAGCACCCCTCGTACATGCGGTTCCTGCGGCGTGGGGAGACGAGCCTGCTGGAGTTCTGGCAGGACAACTGCCGCTCCAAGTGCCACGACATGCTCGGGACGATATACGAGTGGTTCTACGACTCGGCACTCGGCGTCAGGCCGCTGACGGACGCGTATCGCACGTGGAGGCTCAGGCCATGCTTCAAGGCCGAGTTTGACTATGTCGAGGG
- a CDS encoding MFS domain-containing protein, whose amino-acid sequence MPSGDAITIASAAFLAVGGFLFGYDSGIISSTIALPHFKQYFDSPSDDTAGGIVSSFQGGAVLGTMINMAVADILGRKMTIFSGSVVSLLGSALQAGSTSMAMLIAGRFIGGVAVGMLTSTIPMYASEISTPKWRGALSGLLQWFLSWGFLVAQWLGYGCSFSKTDFSWRFPLAFQCVPALILVTGIWFLNESPRWLMEKDKHEEARIVLNKLRKGENASQIDLEFIEIRDVIAADREIGKVSAMSILTKPSWRKRLLLGCGIQAFGPLSGINVINYYGPRIYELLGIGTQTSLMIIGISGALSIVYCTIGLWMLDRVGRVKPLMVSAAFLGASLLVNAVQAQYINPDNANQLRSMVAMNFVFSLFYTPLGIISWVYPAEIFPVEVRALGNAITTFTNWLVNLVFAQFSPSALSHIGFRYFYVFFVFNLIAFLCFWLFYPETKGRTLEQMDVLFGDQLVPHALDDPVGAMAMQKEASVSAHVEERQV is encoded by the exons ATGCCCAGCGGTGATGCCATCACCATtgcctcggcggccttccTGGCCGTCGGAGGTTTCCTCTTCGGCTACGACTCGGGCATCATCAGCTCCACCATTGCTCTTCCACACTTCAAGCAATACTTTGATTCTCCTAGCGATGACACTGCTGGAGGCATTGTCAGTTCTTTTCAGGGCGGCGCCGTCCTCGGAACTATGATCAACATG GCTGTCGCGGATATTCTTGGTCGCAAGATGACCATCTTCTCCGGGTCTGTGGTCTCGCTCCTCGGTTCGGCTCTGCAGGCCGGATCCACGTCGATGGCCATGCTCATTGCTGGCCGGTTCATCGGTGGTGTGGCCGTGGGCATGCTAACCAGTACGATCCCGATGTACGCCTCTGAGATCTCTACACCCAAGTGGAGAGGTGCTCTGTCTGGCCTTCTCCAGTGGTTCCTCAGCTGGGGCTTCCTAGTGGCACAGTGGCTAGGTTATGGATGCTCATTTTCCAAGACAGACTTTTCTT GGCGATTCCCCCTCGCCTTCCAGTGCGTCCCTGCCCTGATCCTCGTGACCGGCATCTGGTTCCTGAACGAGTCGCCTCGATGGCTCATGGAGAAGGATAAACATGAAGAAGCACGAATCGTCCTCAATAAGCTACGAAAAGGCGAGAATGCTTCCCAGATCGACCTCGAGTTTATAGAGATCCGAGACGTCATCGCCGCCGACCGGGAGATTGGCAAGGTGTCTGCCATGTCCATCCTCACAAAGCCCTCGTGGAGGAAGCGACTCTTGCTCGGATGTGGAATCCAGGCTTTTGGGCCCCTCTCTGGCATCAACGTTATCAACTA CTATGGACCTCGTATCTACGAGCTCTTGGGCATCGGCACACAGACCTCCTTGATGATCATCGGTATTAGCGGTGCTCTCTCCATTGTCTACTGCACCATCGGTCTCTGGATGCTTGACAGAGTCGGCCGCGTCAAGCCACTCATGGTCTCAGCTGCCTTCCTCGGtgcctctcttctcgtcaACGCCGTTCAAGCACAGTACATCAACCCAGACAATGCCAACCAACTACGCTCCATGGTAGCTATGAACTTTGTATTCAGCCTGTTTTATACTCCTCTGGGTATCATCTCCTGGGTCTACCCGGCCGAGATCTTTCCCGTCGAGGTACGCGCCCTAGGTAACGCCATCACCACGTTTACGAATTGGCTTGTCAACCTTGTCTTTGCGCAATTTTCCCCAAGCGCACTCTCCCATATCGGATTTCGCTACTTTtacgtcttcttcgtctttaACCTCATCGCCTTCCTCTGCTTTTGGCTCTTTTACCCTGAAACCAAAGGCCGCACTTTGGAGCAGATGGATGTCCTTTTCGGCGATCAGCTCGTCCCTCACGCACTGGATGACCCGGTTGGTGCTATGGCTATGCAGAAAGAAGCCTCAGTGTCGGCACATGTTGAAGAAAGGCAGGTTTAA
- a CDS encoding Epimerase domain-containing protein, producing the protein MGAKTVLVTGANGYIGKAVACAFVRAGWVTYGLIRSVQSSTSLTAEEIIPIIGSIDDVVSHKAIGALLPSTLDVIVSTTENTLDYVPHFQNIVSLLQTLSISSTANGVRPLVIFTAGSKDYGVGPHLSDDPGVAPHDELSDLRPPPFAAARVQHAPRIFESTNAFAAVLVRPTNVYGRASSYYSVCFRAGSRAASAENPRDRILIAPTQPSWICHSLHIDDCAEAYVAIASAPRQTVEGEVFNISSERYETAEQIINAIIKEYGIAGGVKYVNLKDVATDEDASLAMAIGFPQWTSSKKLRMATGWTDHRLSFSSAFHLYRLSYEAAAQLRDENVGKIGKAINSLMSTVESV; encoded by the coding sequence ATGGGCGCCAAAACGGTTCTGGTTACTGGTGCGAACGGCTACATCGGAAAAGCCGTAGCCTGCGCCTTTGTGCGTGCTGGATGGGTGACATATGGGCTCATCCGTTCCGTGCAGTCAAGCACATCACTAACAGCGGAGGAAATCATACCAATCATTGGCAGTATTGACGATGTCGTCTCCCACAAAGCCATCGGAGCGCTTCTTCCATCGACTTTGGATGTAATCGTTTCTACCACGGAGAACACTTTGGACTACGTGCCGCACTTCCAAAACATAGTTAGTCTCCTTCAGACTCTGTCAATATCCAGCACGGCGAATGGTGTACGGCCATTGGTGATCTTTACCGCAGGAAGTAAAGATTATGGCGTTGGACCTCATCTCTCTGATGACCCCGGCGTGGCACCACATGACGAATTGTCGGACCTTCGTCCACCTCcatttgctgctgctcgagtGCAACATGCACCAAGAATCTTTGAGAGCACCAACGCTTTTGCGGCTGTTCTTGTCCGACCGACCAATGTCTATGGCCGAGCGTCAAGCTATTACAGTGTCTGCTTTCGAGCTGGCTCTAGGGCAGCGTCGGCCGAGAACCCACGAGACCGGATTCTTATCGCGCCAACACAGCCCAGTTGGATATGCCATTCGCTGCATATCGACGACTGCGCCGAGGCATATGTTGCCATCGCTTCTGCACCCCGACAAACCGTCGAGGGTGAGGTATTCAATATCTCATCCGAGCGTTATGAAACGGCCGAACAAATTATCAACGCAATAATCAAAGAGTACGGCATTGCAGGCGGAGTCAAGTATGTAAATCTCAAAGATGTTGCAACCGATGAGGATGCTTCACTGGCAATGGCGATTGGCTTTCCACAGTGGACAAGTTCGAAAAAGTTAAGGATGGCCACTGGGTGGACCGACCATCGTTTGTCGTTCTCGAGCGCATTTCATCTCTACCGACTATCTTATGAAGCGGCTGCGCAGCTGAGAGACGAGAATGTGGGCAAGATTGGGAAGGCTATTAACTCACTAATGTCTACCGTTGAAAGTGTATGA